CGGCAATCGTGTCGGGATTGCCGAGGGACGCTTGTTTGATGTCGATGGAAAAATTTACGCGCACGCGACCACGACTTGCCTGGTGTTTCCAATACCGTAAACGAGACAGGGCGGGTTACCCCCGCCCTGCTACGCGCTATGCGATCGTTTGTTGTTCACTCTCCACCGCTTGCCGCAGCAGGCGTGCCGCCAGCACCATGTTGGCCAACGCTTCGCTGGTTTCAGGCCAGCCGCGCGTCTTCAGGCCGCAATCCGGGTTGACCCACAAGCGTGCATCCGGGATCACGCCGCGCGCCTTTTGCAGCAGCCGCTCCATTTCCGCCACGCGCGGCACACGCGGAGAGTGGATGTCGTAGACGCCGGGGCCGATATCGTTCGGGTAGGCAAACTCGCCGAAGCCGTCGAGCAGCTCCATGTCCGAGCGCGAGGTTTCGATCGTGATGACGTCCGCGTCCATCGCCGCAATCCACGGCAGGATGTCGTTGAACTCCGAGTAACACATGTGCGTATGGATCTGCGTCTCGTCGCCGACACCCGCCGCGCTGATCTTGAATGCGCGCACTGCCCAGTCGAGATAGTGCGGCCAGTTGCGCGCCTTCAGCGGCAGCCCTTCGCGGAATGCCGGCTCGTCGATCTGGATCATGCCGATGCCGGCCTTCTCCAGGTCGCACACTTCATCGCGCAGCGCCAGTGCGATCTGCAAGGCGGTGGTGTCGCGCGGCTGGTCATCGCGCACGAATGACCATTGCAGCATTGTGACGGGACCGGTCAGCATGCCTTTCATCGGCTTTTCGGTGAGGCTTTGCGCGAATGTGCTCCATCCGGTCGTCATCGGTTCGGGCCGGTACACGTCGCCGTAGATGAATGGCGGCTTGACGCAACGCGAGCCGTAGCTCTGCACCCAGCCGTTGACGGTAAAGCCATAACCCCACAGCTGTTCGCCGAAATATTCGACCATGTCGTTGCGCTCCGGCTCGCCGTGCACCAGCACGTCGAGGCCGAGTTCTTCCTGCCTTTCCACCGCCAGCCGAACTTCGTCGCGCATCTTGTTGAGGTAGTCGAGATGACCGATGTCACCGCGTTTATAGGCGGCGCGCGCCTGCCGGATTTCCGCGGTCTGCGGGAAGGAGCCGATCGTCGTGGTGGGGAACAGCGGCAGCTTCCAGCGCGCCTGCTGTTTGGCGATGCGCTCGCTGAAGCCGGAAGCGCGCTGCGCGTCGGCATCGGCGACCTTGGCCAGACGTTTCTGCACCAGCGCATTGTGAATCCGGGGCGAGCTTTTCCTTGCGGCCACGGCGGCGCGGGAGGCGGCAAACGCAGCATTCACCGCATCGGCGTCGCCATTGACCGCACGTTTCAACGCCACGATTTCATCGAGCTTTTGCGCGGCGAAGGCGAGCCAGCCCTTGAGTTCGTCATCGAGCTTGTTTTCGTGCGCCAGATCGACCGGCACATGCAGCAGCGAGCAGCTCGGCGCAATCCACAGACGGTCGCCCAGCACTCCGTGCAGCGTCTGCACCTTTGCCAGCGCCGCGTCGAGATCGGCGCGCCAGATATTGCGGCCATCGACGATCCCGGCCGACAGCACGCGCTCCTGCGGCCAATCGGCGATCACTTCGCCCAGTTGCCCCGCGCCGCGCACCAGGTCCAGATGCACGCCGGCCACGGGCAGTTCGCGCAGCAGCGCCGCATGTTCCCGCACTTCGTCGAAGTAGGTCGCCAGCAGCAGATGCGGCGTGGCTTTCGCCAATGCCGCATAGGTCGGTTGGAAAGCATCCCTCCATGCCGCGTCGAGTTCCAGTGCGAGGATCGGCTCGTCGATCTGCACCCACTCCACGCCAGCCTCCTGCAAGCGCTGCAAAACCCTTTGATAGCCCGCCACCACGCGCGGCAGCAAATCCAGCTTGTGCGTCAGACCCGATTTGATCTTGCCGAGATAGAGCAGCGTCAGCGGCCCGACCAGCACCGGCTTGACGCGGTGGCCGGTATTGCGCGCTTCGGCGATCTCGTCGAACAGCCAGTCGACG
The Noviherbaspirillum cavernae DNA segment above includes these coding regions:
- the metE gene encoding 5-methyltetrahydropteroyltriglutamate--homocysteine S-methyltransferase, whose product is MAHAHTLGFPRIGAHRELKFALESFWRGESSEAALQETGRALRARHWAMQADAGMDFVTAGDFAWYDQVLNTLALLGAIPSRFKFDPKRLSLTEYSTLARGSREHFAMEMTKWFDTNYHYLVPEWTADVGFDGGVDWLFDEIAEARNTGHRVKPVLVGPLTLLYLGKIKSGLTHKLDLLPRVVAGYQRVLQRLQEAGVEWVQIDEPILALELDAAWRDAFQPTYAALAKATPHLLLATYFDEVREHAALLRELPVAGVHLDLVRGAGQLGEVIADWPQERVLSAGIVDGRNIWRADLDAALAKVQTLHGVLGDRLWIAPSCSLLHVPVDLAHENKLDDELKGWLAFAAQKLDEIVALKRAVNGDADAVNAAFAASRAAVAARKSSPRIHNALVQKRLAKVADADAQRASGFSERIAKQQARWKLPLFPTTTIGSFPQTAEIRQARAAYKRGDIGHLDYLNKMRDEVRLAVERQEELGLDVLVHGEPERNDMVEYFGEQLWGYGFTVNGWVQSYGSRCVKPPFIYGDVYRPEPMTTGWSTFAQSLTEKPMKGMLTGPVTMLQWSFVRDDQPRDTTALQIALALRDEVCDLEKAGIGMIQIDEPAFREGLPLKARNWPHYLDWAVRAFKISAAGVGDETQIHTHMCYSEFNDILPWIAAMDADVITIETSRSDMELLDGFGEFAYPNDIGPGVYDIHSPRVPRVAEMERLLQKARGVIPDARLWVNPDCGLKTRGWPETSEALANMVLAARLLRQAVESEQQTIA